From Methanofastidiosum sp., a single genomic window includes:
- a CDS encoding DUF134 domain-containing protein, with product MPRARKKRCIYVDTNARYFKPRGVPLEQLDIIRLTFEELEAIRLKDLIGIEQTEASEKMGVSQPTFHRILKEARNKVSDALVNSKAIEIFGGDYEMGKDEYKCLNCNHLWEININSEENTVRCPKCNGTNVKNINSKIHICKRNNMNEL from the coding sequence ATGCCAAGAGCGAGAAAAAAAAGATGCATTTATGTGGACACAAATGCACGTTATTTTAAGCCAAGGGGTGTACCCCTTGAACAACTTGACATTATTCGACTTACATTTGAAGAGCTTGAGGCTATTAGACTCAAAGATTTAATTGGAATAGAGCAGACGGAAGCTTCTGAAAAAATGGGCGTATCTCAACCAACATTTCATAGAATTCTTAAAGAAGCAAGGAATAAAGTTTCTGACGCTTTAGTTAATTCTAAAGCGATAGAGATTTTTGGTGGAGACTATGAAATGGGAAAAGATGAATATAAATGTCTAAATTGTAATCATTTATGGGAAATTAATATTAATTCTGAAGAAAATACAGTGAGATGCCCAAAATGTAATGGAACTAATGTCAAAAATATTAATAGTAAAATCCACATCTGCAAAAGAAATAATATGAATGAGCTTTAG
- a CDS encoding NifB/NifX family molybdenum-iron cluster-binding protein has product MKIAIPTDSKGGLSDIVFNHFGMAPTYTVIEIIENRIGNVKIIDNTSDHFGGSESPVDLLLKENVGIVICSNLGPRAMEVLKCQGFDMFFTKREKVQDVVDNFIKGQLERFSSESTSCSKS; this is encoded by the coding sequence ATGAAAATTGCAATACCGACTGATTCGAAAGGTGGTCTTTCAGATATAGTGTTTAATCATTTTGGTATGGCCCCAACTTACACGGTTATTGAGATAATCGAAAACAGAATTGGAAATGTAAAAATAATTGATAATACTAGCGATCATTTTGGAGGATCTGAAAGCCCTGTAGACTTACTTCTTAAAGAAAATGTTGGAATTGTAATTTGTTCCAATCTTGGACCTCGAGCAATGGAAGTTCTTAAATGTCAAGGATTTGACATGTTTTTTACAAAAAGAGAAAAAGTTCAGGATGTTGTTGACAATTTTATTAAAGGTCAATTAGAAAGATTTTCTAGTGAAAGCACATCCTGTAGTAAATCATAA
- the scpB gene encoding SMC-Scp complex subunit ScpB — protein MDILKDKASVEAILFISGEPVPISKLQKKLGMKDREYVESLIENLSKDYRERGSSIEVVRAVEDRYTMQVKNEYSLLTADFAPKSEIRGAVLKTLAIIAYKQPLKKSDLVKYRGSQCYEHVKILVEAGLLDAEPCGKTKILKTTPKFSEIYGLESSTPTEIRKFMESILK, from the coding sequence ATGGACATATTAAAGGACAAGGCTTCTGTAGAAGCAATTCTTTTCATTTCAGGTGAACCTGTTCCAATTTCTAAATTACAAAAAAAACTTGGCATGAAAGATAGGGAGTATGTAGAAAGCTTAATTGAAAACCTTTCTAAAGACTATCGAGAAAGAGGTAGTTCAATAGAGGTTGTTAGGGCCGTAGAAGATAGATATACCATGCAAGTAAAAAATGAGTATTCCTTATTAACTGCTGATTTTGCTCCCAAGTCTGAAATAAGGGGGGCAGTGCTGAAAACTTTAGCTATTATAGCATACAAACAACCTCTAAAAAAATCAGATTTAGTCAAATATAGGGGGAGTCAGTGTTACGAACATGTTAAGATCTTAGTTGAAGCAGGTTTATTAGATGCCGAGCCTTGTGGTAAAACAAAGATACTTAAAACAACACCCAAATTTTCAGAAATATACGGACTTGAGTCTTCAACCCCTACCGAGATTAGGAAGTTTATGGAAAGTATTTTGAAATAA
- a CDS encoding DUF1847 domain-containing protein gives MRCNDCEDSFCMDGINCYDKEIRDYAEKEIRKEENLNFYITSTELEVDAYMKLPRVLELIEFSKRMNYKKLGIASCVGLKNESQVLTDLLEEKGFEVSLAICKTCGIGKGEFGVTKTLSGELSESSCNPVGQAKLLEKEETEFNIVMGLCVGHDSLFIKYSKAPTTVLIVKDRVLAHNPVGAIYSNYWIKKIKNYKLE, from the coding sequence ATGAGATGTAACGATTGTGAAGACTCATTTTGTATGGATGGCATCAACTGCTATGATAAAGAAATAAGAGACTATGCCGAAAAAGAAATAAGAAAAGAAGAAAATCTCAATTTTTACATAACTTCAACTGAACTTGAAGTCGATGCATATATGAAATTACCTCGAGTACTGGAATTAATTGAATTTTCTAAAAGAATGAACTACAAAAAACTTGGCATAGCTTCATGCGTAGGATTAAAAAATGAATCTCAGGTTCTTACGGATTTACTCGAAGAAAAAGGATTTGAAGTTTCTCTTGCTATATGTAAAACATGTGGTATTGGCAAGGGCGAATTTGGAGTTACTAAAACTTTATCTGGAGAGCTAAGTGAATCTTCTTGCAATCCTGTGGGCCAAGCTAAATTATTGGAAAAAGAAGAGACTGAATTTAATATAGTCATGGGGCTTTGCGTAGGTCACGATTCATTGTTTATCAAATATTCAAAAGCACCAACCACAGTTCTTATTGTAAAGGATAGGGTCTTAGCACATAATCCTGTGGGCGCAATTTATTCAAACTATTGGATTAAAAAGATAAAGAACTACAAACTGGAATAA
- a CDS encoding class I SAM-dependent methyltransferase, translated as MKYYNKNQFLKKIIYKFARKRAEILYLSLEEFLKKEEIILDVGCGSCNVLEILEERDFNVVALDIKNTSIVEGITPVVYDGKKMPFADNTFELSMILTVLHHTNHQKELIKEVMRVTKNRIIILEDIYTNRIDKLITKFVDGLINLELNGINSNRKDSEWRILFNNLGLKILNVRFLNKYLVFKPVIYELEIK; from the coding sequence ATGAAATATTATAACAAAAATCAATTCCTAAAAAAAATCATATACAAGTTTGCAAGAAAAAGAGCAGAAATACTATACCTTTCTCTTGAAGAATTTCTTAAGAAAGAAGAAATAATTTTAGATGTTGGTTGTGGTAGTTGTAATGTATTAGAGATTCTTGAAGAAAGGGATTTCAATGTTGTGGCCCTAGATATTAAAAATACTAGTATTGTAGAAGGGATTACGCCTGTGGTATATGATGGTAAAAAAATGCCTTTTGCTGACAATACCTTTGAGCTTAGTATGATATTAACAGTCTTGCATCATACTAATCATCAAAAAGAATTAATTAAGGAAGTAATGAGGGTAACTAAGAATAGAATAATAATTTTAGAAGATATATATACTAATAGAATTGATAAATTAATAACTAAATTTGTAGATGGTTTAATCAATCTTGAATTAAATGGAATCAATTCGAACAGAAAAGATTCAGAATGGAGAATTTTATTTAATAATCTTGGATTAAAAATTTTAAATGTTAGATTTCTAAATAAATATTTAGTATTTAAACCAGTAATATATGAATTGGAAATAAAATAG
- a CDS encoding TldD/PmbA family protein gives MNLEEIAHKTMGFINSDGEVFAQKIKVISYDIEKNNVEIGEEKETIGVGARVVEGKKQGFSFTNNLNNLEDCIKTAYKVLKVSRPREDFVSLPAPKEIRSKDLVNKSLYNITSEDLMRFSIDMIKGCEDNHGIPSSGSVNITFYEEAISTSTGISLYQKYATLFGYISALYKTEDVSNGFDYTIMRNKFDFNKIGENAAIKAKETSNAKKIQSMYCDVILEPEAVSSLLSNTFISHLFAESVDKNRSFLKGKIGEKITNLTIIDDGTLDYGVASGNFDGDGNPTKRTVVLEKGILKGYLFDDFYAKKFDVESTGNSERDYKSLPSIGISNFIIEGENIENIQNGFIINELRGAHTANPISGDFSVEISSGFYVENGEKKYPIKHGMIAGNVFEFLNKVKGVCGQAKNTGGIITPSIISEAKVVG, from the coding sequence ATGAATTTAGAAGAAATTGCCCATAAAACAATGGGATTTATTAATTCTGATGGGGAAGTTTTTGCTCAGAAAATTAAAGTAATTTCTTACGATATAGAAAAAAATAATGTGGAGATTGGTGAAGAAAAAGAAACAATAGGTGTTGGAGCAAGGGTTGTTGAAGGTAAGAAACAAGGATTTTCCTTTACAAACAATTTAAATAATTTAGAAGACTGCATTAAGACTGCATATAAAGTTCTCAAAGTATCAAGGCCGAGAGAAGACTTTGTAAGTCTACCCGCCCCAAAGGAAATAAGAAGTAAAGATCTCGTGAACAAATCATTGTATAATATAACTTCTGAGGATTTAATGAGATTCTCAATAGACATGATCAAGGGATGTGAAGATAATCATGGAATTCCCTCTTCTGGGAGCGTAAATATTACATTCTACGAAGAAGCAATTTCAACTTCAACTGGCATTTCTCTTTACCAAAAATATGCAACTCTTTTTGGATACATATCGGCATTATATAAAACTGAAGATGTGTCCAACGGCTTTGATTATACTATTATGAGAAATAAGTTTGATTTTAATAAGATTGGAGAAAATGCTGCAATTAAAGCAAAAGAAACGAGTAATGCAAAAAAAATACAATCAATGTATTGTGATGTTATATTAGAACCTGAAGCTGTTTCTTCTTTACTTTCTAATACATTTATATCCCATCTTTTTGCCGAAAGTGTTGATAAAAATCGAAGTTTTCTAAAGGGAAAGATAGGTGAAAAAATAACAAATCTCACAATTATAGACGATGGAACTCTTGATTATGGGGTGGCTTCTGGAAATTTCGATGGTGATGGTAATCCCACAAAAAGAACCGTAGTTTTAGAAAAAGGAATATTAAAAGGTTATCTTTTCGATGATTTTTACGCAAAAAAGTTTGATGTCGAATCTACCGGCAATTCTGAAAGGGATTATAAATCTCTGCCTTCTATTGGAATTTCCAATTTCATTATAGAAGGGGAAAATATAGAGAATATCCAAAATGGATTTATTATCAATGAATTGAGAGGTGCACACACAGCAAATCCCATTTCGGGGGATTTCTCAGTTGAAATATCTAGTGGTTTTTACGTTGAAAATGGAGAAAAAAAATATCCAATCAAACATGGTATGATAGCGGGTAATGTTTTCGAATTTCTAAACAAAGTTAAAGGTGTTTGTGGGCAGGCTAAAAATACCGGAGGAATTATAACTCCATCAATTATATCGGAAGCAAAGGTGGTTGGTTGA
- a CDS encoding methanogenesis marker 2 protein encodes MLKNMADLNRIVQEIRNYEGVKRKNPIKHLINQFKPFSNYGNTVIDFGDDAAVLKGDCNYLLFAADGIWANLLNDLFWAGYCAVLVNVNDIYAMGGKPIAMVNIMSLKKTDNCKDLLEGIKTGCDKFKVPMVGGHLHPDTETTTVSVSIMGNASKILSSFSAKEGEDIILAMDMDGRRYNNFLNWDTTLKKSSEECLSKLSIMNEIAEKELSFAAKDISNPGILGTIGMLLETSRKGAIINVDEIQRPENMEFIDWLKIYPGYGFTLTSAPENTDKILNLFKQQKIEARVIGKVTNDNIMSLVDKNQKKTLFDFKTDIITGIK; translated from the coding sequence ATGTTGAAAAACATGGCAGACCTAAATAGAATTGTTCAAGAAATCAGGAATTATGAGGGTGTTAAAAGAAAAAATCCAATTAAACACCTTATAAATCAATTCAAACCCTTTTCTAATTATGGTAATACTGTTATTGATTTTGGCGATGATGCTGCTGTTTTAAAAGGGGATTGTAATTATTTACTTTTTGCTGCCGATGGAATTTGGGCAAATCTCTTAAATGATCTTTTTTGGGCAGGGTACTGTGCTGTACTTGTAAACGTAAATGATATCTATGCAATGGGGGGTAAACCCATCGCTATGGTCAATATTATGTCTTTAAAAAAGACTGATAACTGTAAGGATTTACTTGAAGGAATTAAGACCGGGTGTGACAAATTTAAAGTCCCAATGGTAGGGGGACACCTCCATCCGGATACTGAAACAACAACAGTATCTGTTTCAATAATGGGCAATGCATCAAAGATACTTTCAAGTTTCTCTGCAAAAGAAGGAGAAGATATAATACTAGCAATGGATATGGACGGTCGACGTTACAATAATTTTCTTAACTGGGACACAACTCTAAAAAAATCTTCTGAAGAATGTCTATCAAAGCTTAGCATAATGAATGAAATTGCTGAAAAAGAACTTTCATTTGCAGCTAAAGACATCTCTAATCCAGGAATATTGGGAACAATCGGAATGCTTCTTGAAACTTCCAGAAAAGGCGCAATTATCAATGTTGATGAGATACAAAGACCTGAAAATATGGAATTTATAGACTGGTTAAAGATTTACCCCGGATATGGATTCACTTTGACTTCAGCCCCTGAAAATACAGACAAAATTTTAAATCTTTTTAAACAGCAAAAAATTGAAGCCAGAGTTATAGGAAAAGTTACAAATGACAATATAATGAGCTTAGTTGATAAAAATCAAAAAAAGACTTTATTCGATTTTAAAACAGATATAATTACGGGCATAAAATAA
- a CDS encoding slipin family protein yields the protein MMINPILLAPVAAILLYILAGIRVIKQYERAVKFRLGKFVGILQPGLKWIIPIVDRIEKVDLRVVTVDIPAQEVISKDNVPMKVNGVVFFKVTNADKAILEVEQYKFAISQLSQSALRDMAGKSDLDTILAKREEIGEKIRTIVDIETDPWGIKVTDVKIKDIELPDNMKRAMAHQAEAERDRRARIILAEAEEQAAQRLANAGDIIDKSPAALKLRLYQTLAEIASEKNSTIVFPFPEEMMEFLQNKKEQKK from the coding sequence ATGATGATTAATCCAATATTATTAGCTCCAGTAGCTGCTATATTGCTATATATTTTAGCAGGTATACGCGTGATAAAACAGTACGAAAGGGCTGTGAAATTTAGATTAGGGAAATTTGTTGGAATCCTTCAACCTGGGTTAAAATGGATAATTCCAATAGTAGATAGAATAGAGAAAGTGGATCTAAGGGTAGTTACAGTTGATATCCCCGCTCAAGAAGTAATATCTAAGGACAATGTTCCAATGAAGGTAAATGGAGTAGTATTCTTTAAAGTAACAAATGCCGACAAAGCCATACTAGAAGTCGAACAGTACAAATTTGCCATTTCTCAGCTTTCACAATCTGCCCTAAGAGATATGGCAGGAAAATCAGATTTAGATACAATCCTTGCCAAGAGAGAAGAAATTGGTGAAAAAATAAGAACAATTGTTGATATTGAAACAGATCCCTGGGGAATAAAGGTAACTGATGTAAAAATAAAAGATATAGAACTTCCAGACAATATGAAAAGGGCGATGGCACACCAAGCAGAAGCTGAAAGAGATAGAAGGGCAAGAATAATTCTCGCAGAAGCGGAAGAACAGGCTGCACAAAGATTGGCAAATGCGGGAGACATAATAGACAAATCACCAGCCGCATTAAAGTTAAGATTGTATCAAACTTTAGCGGAAATAGCTTCTGAGAAAAACTCTACAATAGTCTTTCCGTTCCCTGAAGAAATGATGGAATTCCTACAAAATAAAAAAGAACAGAAAAAATAA
- a CDS encoding potassium channel protein: MNKKFIFVLIGPIFLIVLGTIGFHYFEGLSFVDSLYLTGSTITTVGYGDIHPQSSLGKIFSLFIMFGGIGIVLYTLTFIVNFIVEGELKNIYGGRKMGSSLKKMKNHYIICGYGNVGERIAKRLKESKKFDIVVIEKNKETCDKIKIANIPYIGGDATDEKVLIGAGITNAKGLVTTVLDDAENVYIVITARSLNPNLHIVARGSSDKVREKLYRIGANRVIMPDDIGARIMAESLTRPFIIDFMDSMTEEGDISTEFISVKIEKDSKVKDLTIKETKLGETFGAFILYVKRGDKYLNSPRADTKIEEGDVLTMRISKDYEKEIFEYLGTKI; the protein is encoded by the coding sequence ATGAATAAAAAGTTTATTTTTGTTTTAATTGGACCAATATTTTTAATTGTCTTAGGGACGATAGGTTTTCATTATTTTGAAGGTCTGTCTTTTGTAGATTCCCTTTATTTAACAGGTTCTACAATTACAACAGTTGGTTATGGTGATATTCATCCTCAGTCTAGTTTAGGCAAGATATTCAGTCTCTTTATCATGTTTGGTGGAATAGGAATAGTATTGTACACATTAACTTTCATTGTAAATTTTATCGTAGAAGGAGAATTAAAAAATATTTATGGGGGGCGAAAAATGGGATCATCATTGAAAAAAATGAAAAATCATTATATTATTTGCGGATATGGAAATGTCGGCGAAAGAATTGCTAAAAGATTAAAAGAATCTAAAAAATTTGACATAGTAGTCATCGAAAAAAATAAGGAAACTTGTGATAAAATAAAAATTGCCAACATACCTTATATCGGCGGTGATGCAACAGACGAAAAGGTGCTAATTGGAGCGGGAATTACTAATGCTAAAGGGCTTGTAACGACTGTTTTAGATGATGCTGAAAATGTATATATTGTTATAACTGCAAGATCTTTGAATCCTAATTTACATATTGTTGCCAGGGGATCTTCAGATAAAGTACGAGAAAAACTATATCGAATTGGGGCAAATAGAGTAATAATGCCAGATGACATCGGTGCACGTATAATGGCAGAATCTCTAACAAGACCGTTTATAATTGACTTTATGGATTCAATGACCGAAGAAGGGGACATTAGTACGGAGTTTATCAGCGTTAAAATAGAGAAAGATTCAAAAGTTAAAGATCTTACTATAAAGGAAACAAAACTGGGTGAAACTTTCGGAGCATTTATACTATATGTAAAAAGGGGAGATAAATATCTAAACTCACCTAGGGCAGATACAAAGATTGAAGAAGGGGATGTTTTAACTATGCGTATATCCAAAGATTATGAAAAAGAAATATTTGAATATCTTGGAACTAAGATCTAA